TGGGCACCGGAAATGCCCGATCTCTCGGATCCAGCTGATATTGTTTTAATGCTTGATATGATGCACTATTTAGATGATAAAACCATCAGCGCAGTTTTCACTAACTGTTTTCACATCATCAGAGATGGTGGTGTGCTGGCGGCCAGATATGTAATTGTTCCTGAGGGGAAACCCTCCCTGGTCTGGCGTTTTGAAGAGTTGAAAATTAAATTGTCCGGCCTGACCGCTCATTATCGACCTGCAAAAAAGATAAGCGCCTTGTTGATTGATGCCGGGTTTTCCGTTGAATCCAATAACATATCTGCAGTCAATGATGAATTGTATTGGTTTGTGGCCCGGGTTAACAAGAAATCATGATCTCTGAAACAAACCCCAAGGCCCCCTGGTCTCTAGCCGAAAAGATTGGCCTTGCGACAATTATCTTCTCAGCTTTGGTTTTTGCGGCTGCTCCGCAACTGGCAATACTATCTCTGGCATTTTTTCTAATCCTCTGTGCCGTTTCCCCTTTTTTACACAGGTTTAGTTTTTTTCTGCCGGTTATCAGTCATGGCCAAAGCGGGGTGAGTGGAGTTGCCATTACCTTTGATGATGGCCCTTCTCCGGCATCGACACCGGATTTATTGAAGCTTCTCGCCAAATACAACCTTAAAGCCACTTTTTTTGTGATTGGTGAAAAAGCGGCGGCTTACCCGCAGTTGATTCGAGATATTTTAACGCAGGGTCATTCAGTAGCGAACCACTCATACAGGCATGATAGCCTGCTAATGTTTAAGAGTTATCGTGACCTGAAAAATGATATCCAAACCACCCAGTCGATTCTTGAGGGCATAGGGGTTCGGCCCCATCTTTTTCGTTCTCCGGCTGGAATTACCAATCCACGATTAAAAGCAGTTTTGGCCGAAATCGGCCTGACTATGGTCAATTTCAGTTGTCGAATTTTTGATTATGGCAATAAGCGCATCGATGGACTGGCAGCCAAAGTTTTGGCCCGAATTCGCCCTGGAGATATTTTGATGCTGCATGATACCTGCCCTGATCAGAATGAGCGTAAAAATTATTGGCTCACCGAGATAGACCGTTTATTCGCTGACTTGCAGAAAAAAAATACCATTCTACCATTAGAAGATGTTATTAAGATGCCTGTCATGAGCCTTTTACCCAATAACGACACTCAATATGTTCAAACGGTATCATCGCGATGAATTGCAGAAAGACGAAACGAGTATTGGTCTTGTATTATTCGCAAAGCGGTCAGCTGAAAAACGTACTGGAGACCATGCTTGCACCGCTGGAGCGCTGCAATGAAATCCTCTGTGATTTTCGAGAAATCAAACCGCAGAAGGCCTATCCGTATCCCTGGTCTTTTTATAAGTTCTTCAATGTCTTTCCGGAATCTGTGTATCTGGACGGCTGTGAGGTGCAAGAGGTCGAGAGTCAGGATGAGTATGATCTGATTATCCTGGGCTACACGGTCTGGTTTCTGTCTCCTTCGATCCCGGTAACTGGGTTTTTGAAAAGTGACCAGGCCAGGAGGTTGTTTGCCAAAACGCCTGTGGTGACGGTTATCTCTTGCCGGGATATGTGGTTGATTGCCCAGGAAAAAATGAAATCGCTTTTGACTGATCTTGATGCCCGCTTGCTGGATAACGTTGTGTTTACCGACCAGGGCAAATCACTCTATACCTTTGTAACCACGCCGCGCTGGATGCTGACCGGCCAAAAAGACGCCTTTTGGTTCTTTCCAAAAGCTGGTGTTTGCCAAAAGGTTATCGTGAACTCATCACGTTTTGGTAATCGTCTATGCGCCGCTCTCAAAGAAGATGGGGAACAAGGAGCTGCTCCGCTGCTTGCCGGGCTAGGGGCAGTAAATGTGAATGGCAAGTTAATTGCCACGGAGCGCATTGCGCATCGAAGTTTTTTGATCTGGAGCAAGCTGATAAAAAAAGCTGGTGCGCCAAACTCCTGGCAACGTAATGTGGTCATTACCATATACGCTGTTTTTCTCTTAACCTTGGTGCTGACAGTTGTCCCGCTGAATATGCTGGTCCGTAAAAGTATCTATCCCTTTAGAAAACGGGCCCTTGATGAAACAGTTATTTATTATGAACAACCATCAGGGAAATAGTTAATTGACCTTATCACAGGTTTACATTACCAATATTACCGCATTCTTACCGAATGCACCTGTTTCGAATGAATCGATGGAACCGATTCTTGGACAGATCGGTAGAAGGGCATCACGCTGTCGTAAGTTGATTCTGCGGAGTAATCAGATACAATCGAGGCATTATGCGATTGACCCTGAAACCGGGAAGGCGACTCATAGTAATGCCCAACTGGCAGCCGAAGCAATCCGTAAATTCAGCAGCCAGGGCCGGGATATAAACACCATTGAGCTTCTGGCCTGCGGCACGACTCTTCCAGACCAGTTGCTGCCAAACCACGCCTTAATGGTCCACGGTGAACTTGGTGGACCACCTTGTGAGGCCATTGCCACTGCCGGGATCTGTCTCTCTGGGGTTATGGCACTAAAATACGGTTATATGGCAATTCGCGCCAGGCTGCATACCGATGCCGTTGCCACTGGTTCAGAAAATGCGTCTTCAATAATGCGGGGACACAATTTTACTGAGGAGGTCGAGTTGAACGCCGAACAGCTCAAGAAGCTGTCGGAGATATCCTTTGAGAAAGATTTTTTACGCTGGATGTTAAGTGATGGCGCCGGAGCAGTCTGGATGAGTGATACGGCCAATTCCCACGGCAACTCCCTGCGGATTGACTGGATCTATCAAAAATCATACGCCGCCGAACTTGATACCTGCATGTACGCCGGCGCCGAAAAACTTGCGGATGGTTCTCTGAAGGGTTGGCGCCAGTATTTACCCAATGAATGGCTGCAGCATTCCATCTTTTCAGTTAAGCAGGATGTTAAGCTGCTCAACGAAAAAATTATCGAATATACGGTAACCAAGCCCCTTGTAGAGCTTATTGCCCAGGACAAAATTGTGGCTGAGGAAGTAGACTGGTTTCTACCGCATTACTCTTCGGGCTACTTTAAAGACAAAGTATATGCGGGTACGAAGTCTGCGGGCTGCGATATTCCTCAGGAGAAATGGTTCACTAATCTAACGAGTAAAGGAAACACTGGTTCAGCATCTATCTTCATCATCCTCGAAGAACTTTTCAACTCGAACCGCCTAAAAAAAGGCGAGACCTTGCTGCTCTACATTCCTGAAAGCGGGCGCTTTTCCACGGCCTTCATGCGCTTGACTGTGGTCTAGATAGAAATGGAGCACGGCAAAGTCCCCCAGCATAATATCTCAACATACGCTAATAATAAAAAAGCGATGTATGCCACCGATGAAAGCGGCAAGTACTGCGTTGTCGCCTCGTCCGGCTGGGAAGTTGAAGAGGCGGTGACTAAACAGGCCTTAAGCGAACTGAAACGGCTGGCCTGTGATGCTCATCGCCAGGTCTGTTCCGGAGAAGTTTCACCGTTATATTTCCACATGTACGACCGCCGCATGGATATACAGGTTCTGTCCGAATCCACCGGAATTTACAAATGGCGCATTAAAAGACATTTTAAGCCGGCAGTGTTTACCCAGCTATCCGTGAAAATTCGTCGGCGATACGCTGAGGCGCTGGGTCTATCTGTTGAGGAACTTGGCAGAGTGCCTGAAAGAGTGAATAGAAGTGAAGAGTAAAGCTTTCGAACATGCCCATTTTGCCCACTGTGAAAGTGGGGTTATGTCGCTGATGATGCGCCACTATGGGTTGCCGCTCTCTGAGGCGATGGTTTTTGGCCTGTCTGGGGCGCTGATGTTTGCTTACCTGCCCTTTGTAAAACTTGGCGGCATGCCGCTCGTCGCTTATCGCAGTTTACCCAAATCGATTATCAAGGGATTGCAGAAAAATCTTGGTATCAGGATGAAGATGCAGACCTTTTCTCAACCCCAAAAAGGCAGTGAGGCCTTAGATGAGCTCTTGGCCCACGGTGAGATTGTTGGCGCTCAGACTTCGGTCTTCTGGCTGCCGTACTTTCCGGAAGAGATGCGCTTTCACTTTAATGCCCATAACCTGATCATCTATGGCAAAGAGAATGGCGACTATTTAATCAGCGATCCGGTTTTTGAAGCGCCGGTGCGCTGCGAAGCAAGCGCCCTGCAAAAGGCGCGTTTTGTTAAAGGGGTGATGGCGCCTAAAGGATTGCTTTATTATCCGGAAAAAATCCCCGCCACTGTTGATTATGCGACCATTATTCCAAAAGTTATCAGGAAGAGTGCCAAACGCATGCTCAAGACTCCGGTGCCCATTGCCGGGATCAGCGGCATTCGAGCTTTGGCCAGAAAAATTGGCAAACTGGCCAAGGAAGACCGCCGTTATGCAAAACTCTTTTTAGGCCACATTGTTCGGATGCAGGAAGAGATCGGGACAGGGGGGGCCGGGTTTCGTTTTATCTATGCCTCCTTTTTACAGGAAGCGGGCAGTCTCCTTGACAGTAAAGTGCTTGATGAAGCCTCGGAAATGATGACCAGTGCCGGGGATCAGTGGCGCGAATTCGCCCTAATGTCTGTTAAGGCGATCCGCAGCAAAAAAAGCCAGGAGATTGATTTTTTCTCTTTAAGAATGAAGCTCGAAAGTGTTGCCGATGCCGAAGCGGCTGTGTATCGAAAACTATTAGCAGACAAGCTGGTTTAAGCTATGATTGCCATCAAAAACCTTGTGAAGCGTTATGATGATCATTGTGCTTTGGATCATCTTGATATGAGCATTGGCAAGGGCTGTATCTTTGGCCTGCTTGGCCCTAATGGCGCTGGTAAAACAACACTTATTTCGATTCTCAATGGCTTAACCAGCTTTCAGGAAGGGACGGTTGAAATTTTCGGCATGCCCCTGCCTGAAAAAATCCACGAAATTCGCCAGCGCAGCTCTTTTATTCCCCAGTCCCTTGCCCTTTATGACAAGCTGAGCGTGATGGAGAATTTACAGTTTTTTGCCGGAATTCAGCCGCTCAGCGTCAGTAAGCGTCGTGACAATATTGATTTTGCCGTTTCAGTCAATCGGCTCAACGCCTTCCTTGATCAAAGTGCCGCGACTCTCTCGGGGGGCCAGCAACGCCGCCTTAATCTTGCCATTGGTCTTCTTAATAATCCCGAAATTCTCTATTTAGATGAACCGACGGTCGGAATTGATCCTGAATCACGCAATGATATCCTTGAGACGATTAAGACATTTAAAGAGTATGGCAAAACCGTAGTTTATACCTCACATTACATGCTGGAAATCGAAAAAATCTGTGACGAAGTCGTAATCCTCGATCGCGGCCGAATCGTTCAACAGGGTAACCTCAAAACAATGCTGCAGGAAGAAGGAACCGATTCTGTTATTATTGAACTGGCATGTTCCAGTGAGGATGCGCTTTATGCGCTGGCCCAAAAAGACGCCAGCCTCCAGGTGATAGATGCCACGACACTGATGCTGCCTACACAAGAAGCCTGCAAGATTGCCGATATTCTTGCCGTTTTGCAGGCAAACAATATTGCAGTAAAACATATCAATTTTGGTGCAGCAAATCTCGAAGCTCTTTTTATCCGTCAGACCAGACAGGGATCTCATGTTTAAGGCGATGTTGATCAAAGAGTTTATTCTGGTCCTGCGTGACAAGCATGCCCTGGCAGCGCTCTTTATTATGCCGGCAATTTTCATTTTGATTATGTCCATGGCCCTCAAAGACAGCTTCAACAGTGATCGGGCCCTGTTACGTTATGCCTTAATTGATCATGACAATACTGCCGCGAGTGCCAAAGTTCGAGCTCTTCTAAGTGGTGCTCCTGCCATGGCCGAACATGAGGTGGAAATTACCAGCCCAAGGCAAAAACAGCAGGCCTTGAACGAAACGCTGCATTTCGTGTTGACTATGCCAGCCGGTTTTGCCGCTGCTCTTGTTCAACAGCAGGAAGGCGCCCCACTATTTCAACTCGACATCGCAGCTGACGTGAAACAAGAGATGCTTGTTCTTTTTAAAGCCAGATTAGCCATGGTCATCATGCAGCTTCGAGTCGACAAGCTGCAAGAGGAACTTGCCCCCTTTTTGCCTGAGTCTGCCCGGAAGCTCACCGCGATAGATAGTGATCTTGAGGCATTGGTGGATGTCCGCTTCAATGCCATGGCCGCTGAGAAAAAACCAACCTCCACCCAGCAAAGTGTTCCGTCGTGGATTGTTTTCGGGATGTTTTTTGTGGTCATTCCCATGTCGACAATCTTTATCAATGAGCGCAAGCAGAATACCCTGATGCGGATCAGGGCCATGAATATATCTGTGCCGGTGCTGTTTGCGGGGAAAATTGCACCTTATCTAATCATCAACCAGATTCAGGTCTGGCTGATGATTGCCGTGGGGATTTTTTTCGTCCCTCTTTTGGGTGGTGAGGCCTTGGTGCTCGGCAATTCCATAAGCGGTTTATTTATGGTTTCACTGGGGCTTAGCCTTGCGGCCATAGGCACCTCCGTGCTGATTGCGGTGTTGGCTGCTACCGTCGAACAGGCCACCACCGTTGGCGGTATTGTCAATATTTTACTGGGGGCGATTGGCGGTATTATGGTGCCCAAATTTGTGATGCCGCCTGCGATGCAGGCCTTTGCCAACGTCTCTCCTATGTCATGGGGCCTGGAAGGGTTTCTTGATATTTTCTTGCGTGGCCTCGGAGTGGAAGCAGTACTGACTGAATCATTGGCCTTAGCAGGTTTTGGTGTCGGATTACTCCTTGTCGCCGGGGTGATTTTTAAAGCATCTGATGGTAAGAAAACATGAAGGGTTCTTTAGATGAGGCGTTAAAAATGCGCCTGAAGACAATGATCATAGCAGAGTGTGAGAAAGAGCACATCACCGCTGCCGAGGTGGCTGATGACGTGCTGCTGTTTTCTGATGCCAGCGGCCTTGATCTCGATTCGCTCGATGCGCTGCAGATTTCGGTGGCCTTACAGAATCAGTTCGGCATTCGCATACCAGACAGTAAGGCGTTCCGCCGCCAGGTGACAACGATCAACGCCCTTGCCGACTTTATCCAGCCGGATTAATACGATAATGATAACAATACTCGGTGGTGAACTGCTCTGCGCACTGGGGCCAGAAGCCCAAAAAATAGAGGCCTTGCGTACCGGAAAAGTAAACGTCGGCTCAATGAGTGTCATGGTCGGCAACGACAAGCTAACCTACCCTTATTACCGAATTGATGAAACACCCTGCCCCTGCCCCGCCTCCGTTGTTGATGGTTATCTTGACCGGGTTGTCAGCTCTTTATTAAACAAGCTCAATCTTGCGCCTCATGATCTGACCAACGTTGGACTGTTTCTAGGTTCGTCGTCCATTGATTATTCTCTGGGCAGGGCCATTGAACAAAGTGTTGTCAACACGTCCAGAGCCTCCTTGCAGCGGAAGCATGTTGGCGGTGGCAATTTTGCTGCCAGGCTTATGGAACGTTTTGCCCTGGAAGGACCATCTTTAACCTACAACACCGCTTGCACCTCAAGTGCCAATGCCTTGATGGAAGCCGCTTCCCTATTAACAGGCGGTATTATTGACTATGCTCTGGTTCTTGGCCTGGAGCTCGCCTCTGCCACTACTCTTGAAGGGTTTATTGCCATGCAATTGCTCTCCAGGGAAAAGATCCGGCCTTTTGATCAGCGGCGCAGCGGGATGGTGCTGGGAGAAGCGGTGGGGGCTGTTTTACTGAGCCGGGATGACATACAGCCATCTTTGTGGCAGTATCGTGGTGGTGCAAGTAACTGTGAGACGTTCAGTGTGACAGGGGCAAATCCAGATGGCTCAGGTCTCGCCAAGGTGATTTACGACGCACTTGAAGATGCCGGGATCTTGCCTGAGAAATTAACCGCTGTCAAAGCGCATGGCACAGCGGGTGAATTGACCGATCTGGTAGAGTTGCGCGCTATGGAGCAGGCCTTTGCCGCACTTCCGCCCTATTTTTCTTTAAAACCCTATATTGGCCATACTTTGGGGGGCTGCGGGATTGCGGAGCTTTTGCTGACCATGGAGTGCGTCGATGCCGGATTCATCCCCCCAACGATTAATTTTGAGACACTCGATAGTGGGTTTGACAGCGGGCCGACTTACAAGGAAATGCCGGTGAAGACAGGATATTTTATGCTGAACTATTTTGGTTTTGGCGGCAACAATACCTCATTTATCGTCGAGAAAGTTGGGCAATGATCCATATAAATGCCATTGGCATCCATAACACTACTCCGGATAAACAACAGCCTGATCTCCTGCGAGAACTCAAATCTGTCAGCGGCAAGGTCTATCGGCGCAGCGACCACTTTATTCAACTGGCCATCCTGGGAGCCCATATGGCGGTCAACAAGTTAAGTCTATCAGATAAGACGGCCATTTACCTGACTTCGGGCCAGGGTAACATCTCGGTCTTTCAGCGATTGTGTGAGCAGCGCTGCCTCCAGAAATTTCTGCCTAAGCCTGTAGATTTCATTAATCTTCTTAGTAATTCAGCAGGATTTTATGTCGCCTGTCACCTTGGCTTACGTGGCAAAAATCTATTTTTATCGCATCTTGATTTCCCGGTTCAAATGACCCTGCTGGCGGCTCAGAATGATCTGAACCTGGGAAAGCAAAAAGCAATTTTAGTTGGTGGCGTTGATGAATGGCTTGCAGATCAGGAGCTTTCCAGAAAACTACTTGGGGTAGATGCCACAAAAACTCTGGGAGAAGGAAGTAATTGGCTGTTAATCAGTGCGGAAGCCAAGGGTGGGCTCGGCACCTTTGATATGGCAAGCAAAGGCCTTGATATCAACAAACTGCATGAACGTGTGGCCTCCGCAGCGGCAGGAACCTATCTGGCTTTTTCGACGCGTTTTTCAGATGAGGAGGCGGCAGCGATTATGGCGATAAATGGCGGTTGCAGACGATTTGATTATGAGGGGTCATGCGGCTATTATGAGACCTTGCCTCTTTATGCGCTCAACAGCTTTCTTACTACCAAAGAAGGTCGGTTGATTCATCTCGATGTCAAAAATGGCCGCTATATGCTCATGACTGTAGACAACACCAAATCGTAGATTTTTTAATTATGAACAATCAATCCTCTTTTCCTGAAAAAGTCCTGATTATTGGTTCCGGTATTGGTGGCTTAAGCGCGGCAATTATTTTAGCAAAACTTGGCGCTGAGGTTACTGTCCTGGAAAAAAATCAAAAACCGGGCGGCTTGATGCGCAGTTACCGGCGCGATGGGCTTGATTGTGAAGTCGGAGTTCATTACTTGGGGTCGTTGGCACCGGGCCAGATCCTGCGGAAATTTTTTGATTATTTAGGGGTTACCGACTTAATTCCAGTGACGAGAATGGGGCAGGAGGGCATTATTGATCGGTATATCTTTAACTCCTCCGGTCAGAATCCGACACTATTTGATTTACCTGAGGGAATGGATGCCTTCGAAGATAATCTCAAACAGTCCTTTCCGGCCGAAGCAAACAAGATCAGCAGAATAGTTGAACCGATTCGCCAGGCGGCCAGACAGCTCCATGCGCTTGATTTACTCTATGCAACGCAAAGCGATTTTTCCTTGCTCGATCAGGCCCAGCCTCTTGGGGAAATTTTAGACGACCTGCAATGCTCACCTGGCCTGCGAACCGTTCTGGCTGTGCCATCTTGCTGGATAGGGGTGCCGTTGCAGGACTGCCCGGCCTACTATCATAATATGGCCCTGGCTTCCTATATCTCTTCCTCGTGGCGTTTAAATGGAAGTGGGGCGGATATGGCAGATGTTCTGGCTAGGCGTCTTCAAGAGCTGGGTGGCAAAATTATAACCGGCGCCGAAATTGACAAGATTCATGTCGCCAGCCGTGTTGTAAGCGGTCTACAATTAAAATCTGGAGAAGTTTTGACAGCCGCAACAGTTATCGGAGCGCTGCATCCGAAAATTGTCTTAAATATGTTGCCGGAAGGTGCAGTAAAACCCTCATACCGACAGCGGATCAGCAACCTGATAGATACCCACGGAATTTTTTCAGTCCATGTCAGGCTTGATGCTGATGCCCATCCGGAAATTCCATACAATATCTTTAAATTAGACACGGATCAATATGGTAACGTGCCGGATTTACGCTATTACCAAATCCGCAAATCAGCTAGGGCGGGCGTCAATCTCCTGTCAATTCTGACATCGGGGAAGGATGAATTATGGGCCCCGTGGCAGAACACTAAAAGCGGCCAGCGCGGCAGCGGCTATCTTGCAGCAAAAGATGGGCTCGCGCGGCAGCTGATTTACGAAGCGGAAGAACTGTTCGGGCCGTTACCGGGAAATAAAATTCTTGATACCTACACGCCTCTGACAATGCGGGACTGGGTCAACAGCCCCGGCGGAAGCGCTTACGGGGTGCAGCGTTCTGCCAGTCAGATGCTGGCCACCGCCTTGCTCAATCGGACATCGGTGCAAGGACTGTATCTTGTCGGTCAGAATGTGATGGCGCCGGGAATCATTGGTACTATTATGGGTTCTTTCAGTACCGTAAAACTTATCATAGGGGCAACTGAATTTAAAAAGGCGATTCAATTGTAAGCACTTTCGAATCGCCCTTATTCAGGTAGAGTTAGAGGAAAACTAGTTGTTTGCAGGAACAGTTTTGTAGATGTATTCTCCGATTAACACACCGAGGTCGGCTGGCAGGCTATGATCTGTTGATCCACCAGTCCATGCGGCTCCCCAGGCATTGTTTGAGGTTGAAAGTATTTTTTTGTAGACAACTTCTTTTGTCGCCACATCCTGTATTTCGACGAGGACATCCATATAGGAATTTCCTGCAAAAGCACCGCCCCAAAAACGAGCTGCACCTCCGGCTATGCGAATATCGCTGACGCTCAGGTTGACGATAACGCTCTTGCCCGTGAGAGTTTTGCCGGGGTCATCAGTTACGTTTTTATAAGCATTTTTGCTCTTTAACTGCCCAATGATGCGACTCTTACAATCAATTACGGCATGTGGATAGTCGCTTTGGATTTGGTCGGTGCTTTTGAAATCGTCAATGACGATATTGTCATATTTAGCTTTTAGTGGCGCTTCTACAGATATCGTCTCAATAGAGGCGAGCTCTATTTTTTCAACACCTGAAACCCCTGTGCTTACAGGTGTGCTGGGTTCCTCTCTTTCCGAGACGGGCGGTTGGCTCGTTCCACTCACACAGGCCGAAAACATGAATAGGATGCAAGTGATAGCAAGAATGTTGTTACAGGTATTTCGATTCAGATTCATTTATTAATTCTCCTTTCTGGTTTTATAAAAGTGCAAAGCTGTTGTGCACCTTAGCGGTTAATTGAATTAGCTTATTATGTTTCCAGCAGCGCTGAGCAGAAATTTTCAGGGCCACAAAATTTTCAGCAAAATTTTCAGGGCCAGGCCTTGGGAAATAAGAAAGTGATATTTCAAGACCTCACATATTTCATATCAAGACCCCGGCTTATGTGATTCGGCTTTTCTTTTTAAATTGATAGATTACGCTGTTGCAAGATTGCGTGAGCTAGTTTGAGAGGAGTGATACTTAACTTCTTTTTCTATTATTTTCCCCACTTTACTTTTAGCTATTTTCATATTGTACCGTACTTGTAGATTGAGCCAAAATTCTGGTTCAATTCCAAAATACTTGCCGAGACGTAACGCAGTATCAGCTGTAATTTCTCTTTTACCATGTATAATTTGACTGACCCGATTTGCCGGGACATTAAGGTCTTTTGCCAACTGATTTTGAGTGATTTCCATTGG
This genomic interval from Desulfobulbaceae bacterium contains the following:
- a CDS encoding BtrH N-terminal domain-containing protein: MKSKAFEHAHFAHCESGVMSLMMRHYGLPLSEAMVFGLSGALMFAYLPFVKLGGMPLVAYRSLPKSIIKGLQKNLGIRMKMQTFSQPQKGSEALDELLAHGEIVGAQTSVFWLPYFPEEMRFHFNAHNLIIYGKENGDYLISDPVFEAPVRCEASALQKARFVKGVMAPKGLLYYPEKIPATVDYATIIPKVIRKSAKRMLKTPVPIAGISGIRALARKIGKLAKEDRRYAKLFLGHIVRMQEEIGTGGAGFRFIYASFLQEAGSLLDSKVLDEASEMMTSAGDQWREFALMSVKAIRSKKSQEIDFFSLRMKLESVADAEAAVYRKLLADKLV
- a CDS encoding acyl carrier protein, giving the protein MKGSLDEALKMRLKTMIIAECEKEHITAAEVADDVLLFSDASGLDLDSLDALQISVALQNQFGIRIPDSKAFRRQVTTINALADFIQPD
- a CDS encoding polysaccharide deacetylase family protein, translating into MISETNPKAPWSLAEKIGLATIIFSALVFAAAPQLAILSLAFFLILCAVSPFLHRFSFFLPVISHGQSGVSGVAITFDDGPSPASTPDLLKLLAKYNLKATFFVIGEKAAAYPQLIRDILTQGHSVANHSYRHDSLLMFKSYRDLKNDIQTTQSILEGIGVRPHLFRSPAGITNPRLKAVLAEIGLTMVNFSCRIFDYGNKRIDGLAAKVLARIRPGDILMLHDTCPDQNERKNYWLTEIDRLFADLQKKNTILPLEDVIKMPVMSLLPNNDTQYVQTVSSR
- a CDS encoding dialkylresorcinol condensing enzyme yields the protein MNCRKTKRVLVLYYSQSGQLKNVLETMLAPLERCNEILCDFREIKPQKAYPYPWSFYKFFNVFPESVYLDGCEVQEVESQDEYDLIILGYTVWFLSPSIPVTGFLKSDQARRLFAKTPVVTVISCRDMWLIAQEKMKSLLTDLDARLLDNVVFTDQGKSLYTFVTTPRWMLTGQKDAFWFFPKAGVCQKVIVNSSRFGNRLCAALKEDGEQGAAPLLAGLGAVNVNGKLIATERIAHRSFLIWSKLIKKAGAPNSWQRNVVITIYAVFLLTLVLTVVPLNMLVRKSIYPFRKRALDETVIYYEQPSGK
- a CDS encoding HigA family addiction module antidote protein — encoded protein: MTRGKIMATKLTPITPGDVLLEEFLKPMEITQNQLAKDLNVPANRVSQIIHGKREITADTALRLGKYFGIEPEFWLNLQVRYNMKIAKSKVGKIIEKEVKYHSSQTSSRNLATA
- a CDS encoding NAD(P)/FAD-dependent oxidoreductase, whose translation is MNNQSSFPEKVLIIGSGIGGLSAAIILAKLGAEVTVLEKNQKPGGLMRSYRRDGLDCEVGVHYLGSLAPGQILRKFFDYLGVTDLIPVTRMGQEGIIDRYIFNSSGQNPTLFDLPEGMDAFEDNLKQSFPAEANKISRIVEPIRQAARQLHALDLLYATQSDFSLLDQAQPLGEILDDLQCSPGLRTVLAVPSCWIGVPLQDCPAYYHNMALASYISSSWRLNGSGADMADVLARRLQELGGKIITGAEIDKIHVASRVVSGLQLKSGEVLTAATVIGALHPKIVLNMLPEGAVKPSYRQRISNLIDTHGIFSVHVRLDADAHPEIPYNIFKLDTDQYGNVPDLRYYQIRKSARAGVNLLSILTSGKDELWAPWQNTKSGQRGSGYLAAKDGLARQLIYEAEELFGPLPGNKILDTYTPLTMRDWVNSPGGSAYGVQRSASQMLATALLNRTSVQGLYLVGQNVMAPGIIGTIMGSFSTVKLIIGATEFKKAIQL
- a CDS encoding ABC transporter permease, which encodes MFKAMLIKEFILVLRDKHALAALFIMPAIFILIMSMALKDSFNSDRALLRYALIDHDNTAASAKVRALLSGAPAMAEHEVEITSPRQKQQALNETLHFVLTMPAGFAAALVQQQEGAPLFQLDIAADVKQEMLVLFKARLAMVIMQLRVDKLQEELAPFLPESARKLTAIDSDLEALVDVRFNAMAAEKKPTSTQQSVPSWIVFGMFFVVIPMSTIFINERKQNTLMRIRAMNISVPVLFAGKIAPYLIINQIQVWLMIAVGIFFVPLLGGEALVLGNSISGLFMVSLGLSLAAIGTSVLIAVLAATVEQATTVGGIVNILLGAIGGIMVPKFVMPPAMQAFANVSPMSWGLEGFLDIFLRGLGVEAVLTESLALAGFGVGLLLVAGVIFKASDGKKT
- a CDS encoding ABC transporter ATP-binding protein; amino-acid sequence: MIAIKNLVKRYDDHCALDHLDMSIGKGCIFGLLGPNGAGKTTLISILNGLTSFQEGTVEIFGMPLPEKIHEIRQRSSFIPQSLALYDKLSVMENLQFFAGIQPLSVSKRRDNIDFAVSVNRLNAFLDQSAATLSGGQQRRLNLAIGLLNNPEILYLDEPTVGIDPESRNDILETIKTFKEYGKTVVYTSHYMLEIEKICDEVVILDRGRIVQQGNLKTMLQEEGTDSVIIELACSSEDALYALAQKDASLQVIDATTLMLPTQEACKIADILAVLQANNIAVKHINFGAANLEALFIRQTRQGSHV
- a CDS encoding beta-ketoacyl-ACP synthase III is translated as MTLSQVYITNITAFLPNAPVSNESMEPILGQIGRRASRCRKLILRSNQIQSRHYAIDPETGKATHSNAQLAAEAIRKFSSQGRDINTIELLACGTTLPDQLLPNHALMVHGELGGPPCEAIATAGICLSGVMALKYGYMAIRARLHTDAVATGSENASSIMRGHNFTEEVELNAEQLKKLSEISFEKDFLRWMLSDGAGAVWMSDTANSHGNSLRIDWIYQKSYAAELDTCMYAGAEKLADGSLKGWRQYLPNEWLQHSIFSVKQDVKLLNEKIIEYTVTKPLVELIAQDKIVAEEVDWFLPHYSSGYFKDKVYAGTKSAGCDIPQEKWFTNLTSKGNTGSASIFIILEELFNSNRLKKGETLLLYIPESGRFSTAFMRLTVV
- a CDS encoding DUF4410 domain-containing protein, whose amino-acid sequence is MNLNRNTCNNILAITCILFMFSACVSGTSQPPVSEREEPSTPVSTGVSGVEKIELASIETISVEAPLKAKYDNIVIDDFKSTDQIQSDYPHAVIDCKSRIIGQLKSKNAYKNVTDDPGKTLTGKSVIVNLSVSDIRIAGGAARFWGGAFAGNSYMDVLVEIQDVATKEVVYKKILSTSNNAWGAAWTGGSTDHSLPADLGVLIGEYIYKTVPANN